GACAGTCTATGGTGGGGGTAAGGTGGGGGTTTGTGACTTTTGCGGACTTGTGTGGTGAGTGGTTTAGCTGTGGCTGCAGTGGTGCACACCTGTGGCGCTCCATGAACAGAGCCTGCTGAGGATGCTCGCCTCTCTCTGTCAGCGTCGGACACAGTTTGAGTTTCTGAGTCGGTGGGTGGGCCGCCAACAGACGGAGTTGATGATGGAGAGAGTAGGCCAACAGATGGGTGGTCGCTTTGTGGGGTCTGATAATACCCAACTTTGGTCTCTATGATGACAGAAGGGCTGAGGACGGGGGGCGGGTGAGGCTTTGTAGACAgtggggagggagaggaaacagGGCTGACCCTCATGGAGGAGGAAGACATAGGGGAGTGAGGCTGAGAACCAGCGCTGCTGGGTGTATTGAGGTTTACTGTTAGAGGGGAGAGACCTGGAGTGGGAGGTCGAACAGGGAGGTTTCTTTGGGGAGACAAAGTACAGTTATGGGGGGTGAGGTTCTGAAGTTGAGGCGGAGTGGACGGTCCACCTTTCCTGGAAGAAGACCCAAACCTACAGGTGAACCGAGTTTGGCTCCTCTCTGATGTAAACCCAGAGCTCACTGGGTACAGCTGCACACTGTGATAATCTCTCCTGATGGTACCGGTTGAGTCTGTGGTCCCTGGCTGCCCTTGAAGATCTGAGGGCCTCTCGACTTTGCTAGAGCTGGACCCCGAACTGGAGCTAGTGTTACTGGCAGGCTTGGTGCTGTCGTCTCTTGTGGTGCCGTGCTGCTCCTCGTCATTCAGATCAACTACTGAAGTTAGATAGTCAATATGTTGCACCACCtagaaaatacacacagtgatggataaataaatatgatgatgaatgaGACAGACTTTTACATATCAGTTTTCTCACAAGTAGTTCCTCTCAGTATGTAAATCCTGCTTTACAAACAGGTTTATGGTGTTGGAAAGCTTTATGTGTTACCATTCAGTGGGGAGTAGGATTTAATGCACTGTATCCATCCACTgaattatgggaaatgtaggatctACAGTTACTGGGTCAAGGGTGTCTTAACCTCTACTGCTTTCTTTGTTTGAGATTTCTTTTACTAGGACCCCCATAAATAGTGCTGAAATGTATTCAGCactatttaaatgtattcagcaTTAATTGTTTGAAAATCTGAAAGTTGCtcaatttaaatttgtttaaaaacagaGACGTTATAAATGAGCCGCTCAGTTATTGATATTATTTGTCCAGTCTGTTATTCAACATTATACCAATAATGTAAAGAGTTTTATTTCTAGCTGAAGACATAATGTGTTGTGAAAAACTCTTGAAAACATTTAGGAAGGGGCACTGTAGCTTTTACATAATAATGGATATTTTAAACGATAAGGTTTTGGGTAATTAATTTTGCTGCATCAAGCCGCAGATATAATTTAGGGCATTTGAGAAGTGAACACTTGCCAGATATATAGCTCTGAGCTGTAAGTGTGTCACATGAGCTTGTACTACACAGTGCAAAAAATGTTTAGCTCTGCCTGGAAAGAAGCAGATTGCTGTAAAGTAAATGCAGGCTAATTTCCCTTCTAATACTTCTTAGTAAATGGTGAAAAGTAATCTCTGACTGTCTAGATGCATGGATTTTGAGTGCACAGCCTGTAATAAACTGTATCCACAGCACACATATTTGATGCAGAGACTTGGCCATTctggtggacacacacacacacacacacacacacacagtacacagagaGACTGGAGAAAATTACACCTTGGAAAATGTTGACCTATCTCTTCACCTGCTCTATGTGCGCAGATAAATCCTCGGCCCCTGCTGGAACAGATGAATTATTGTTTAATTCTCTGTGTTCAACAACATCCTTGTTGAAGTCAAAAGATGACCcaatttgcctttttttttttttttatgctgtagGTCTTTGCGTGAGACATTTCATATTAACTTTcaagtacagtgtgtgtgtgtgtgtgtgcacgtcgAGTGACTCTGGGCAGGTGGTGCTTGTTAATGTCAGAAATCAGAAGAGATAAAAGAGCAGAGGACCTTGGTTTTCATCTGCAGCTCCCAAGagtgtttattaaaaacaacattttctgacCCCTCAGGTCCTCACATGTGGCGCTGATGAGTGCTGAGAGATGTTTATTGTGGAGCATTCACTTCCAGATCCACTCATTCATTGTTTTGCTTGTAGTTCAGAGTCATATTGCAGTTTGTGATCTTCCAAAATGCCCTCGCAGGAGATTGCCTTCATGTGCAAGCTTGCCTttggtgatgtttttttctcatgcaCTGTGACAGGGAGATCTTTAGTGTTGCTTTAATATTTGTATGATGCTTGcttaaaatgctttaaaggCTCAGtctaattcttttttattactgtgattGATTATTAAATCAAACTGAGGGTTGCTGCTCATGCAACAGAATGATAAAACAGGCCTTTGAAATAAATATGCTACCAAAGTCTTCTCTTGTGCCTTATCTTTCTTTGATCTGTCGTCTCTGTTGTGAAAATTTGGGAGTTTTTATCAGTGTCTGCTtgctccccctcctcctcaccttcTTTTTGTGTAGCTATGTGGTCTTTCATCACTGTTATATTAATACTGTCACACAAAACCTCGCAGCCAGGATGATGAGGTTACTACCTCAGGATTAGCTCTGACCCTGTAGATACAGATCAAATGCCAAGAGGCGAGATTTATGTGTCACTTTTACTGGATGAGAATTACGAGGCAGAGATACTCAGACATAAATGGATTATAAAAAGCATCGGACGCTATCCAGCTGTGCCTGGAGCAGCATCTGTCCATAAGGagggagagtggaggaagagatgAAAGGGGATGTTAgaggaggaaagacagaaatgCAGAGAGGAAGGTTTGCTTAATGTCACACAACATCATCTCAACAACCTCTGAATGCATCAGGCAAATGGGGCATAACTATTATCACGCTCACGTCTGAGAAAAGTTACGCATGAATTGGACATGAGTGCAGTAGATGTTTGGAGACCGATGACAGACAAGAGTTATGGAAACACTCTGCAGTCTGTAGTGGATTCATGCAAACCTCCTGCTGACTTTTTAATGAATGTTAAATTCTGCTGAGGGTGTGCATTTGTAGTAGTTGTAGCAAAATGTTTAAGGTAATGTGAGAGGGTGTTCTCTTCCTGTTCTTTTCACTAAAGATATGTGGTGATTTAGTCTTTCTGCTGGAATAagcactgtttttgttgtttcttcccTTTTAGTTCTGCAGAAACAGGAATCTTTGATCTCACCTCTTTCATTTCCTGGTGAACATCCCTGAGTGCTGTAAGAACCTGCTCCAGGTTGTCCACCACACATTTGATCTGGTTTCGAACCACCTTCATGTTGCAGCCAGCTTCCTTCCTCCGTGGCTCCACTTTACTCTTTAGTCTGTGCTGGACCCAAGTCTGGTTCTGGCCCAGGACTGCAATGCGCTCCGAACTAGGTCGGGGTTTTCTTGGTCCTTGCAGAGTTGTGGAACAGCGAAGGCCTCTCTGGGGATTCTCTGCGGAGAAGAGGACTCCATTTGGGTATCCGTTTACACCCTCCACAGGTGGTTCCCTCAGCACCGTCAGGTCTCTCTGGCTCTGGGAGTTTCTGCTCTGTTGTTCGATGCAGCTGAAGCTGGAGCTAAACCCGTGCTGCCTCTCTGTAAGTCCCTGAGTGTCGGAGCCGAGCCAGCTGGATGAATGGAGGTCTCTCTGACAGTTGGTGGTGTGGCTGGTGTAGtcccacatcctcctcctcccgtcCTCCAAGCACACCACAACAGGCACCTTACAGTTTGGCTCCTCGGTGAACGgtgcaggaacaggaacaggaacaggaggGGGTCCCACCAGCGGCCCATATTTCCTCACTGTGGTGCTAGTCCCATCACTTTTAGGGTGAAGGAGACCTTGGTGGCTGCTCCTAACAAAGCTGTGATTGTCTTGAACACAGGTGGAGCTGTTGATCAGACTCTGTTGTCCGTCCTCCGGTCTAATCTGCACGTTGGGGTCTGGGTCCAGCTCTGCAGGCTGGTTCCAGCTGGCAGTACTGTCCTCACTCTGCTTCCCCAGACTCCCTGGCAGAATGTGGTGCCCCCTCAGCACCACTGGCAGCATCCTCGCCACCCCCACGCCATTACACCGAAGTTCACCCTTCTTTGTCCGGTCTTTTCCCTGGATGGAGAAGAATCCATTCCCCTTGGCTCTCTCCAGTGAGGTCAGGTTGTTGCGGGCCTCGGTTTTAGATTTGTACGATCCATTCAGCCCCAAGTCACTGCTGTGGTGTGGCTTCAGAGTATTGCGCAGCCATGGGATGAAGTGAGGGGTGTGAGGCTTGAAGCCCTTTTGCTCCCCAGGTGCTGGAGCCCTGCTGTCAGAGAACATGGTGATGGATGATGTCCTGCCACCTCAcagaaggaagaagaagcagaagaagaacaggaggactcctgaaacacagagagcttcctcctctttttccatGAATCTCCTCCTATCTTTGCCATTAACTTCGACTCTATCTGCTCTGTCTTTAGTCTcttttccccctccctccttctaCTAGCCTGTCTCCAAaacttttatcttctttttccctcctcagCTCAGATCCCACCCACCCACTCCCCTTTTCCTGCTGAATTCTGTTTCCGATTTTATCACCCAgcccttttttcctcttcttctccctctttctttctgcttctcctcccaCTATCCTCTGCGTTGTGCTCCGGATCCCCTCACCCCCTCGTAGGGCCGGCCTTGGAGATGCCGAGGGCCTTTCTCTCTCCGTCTTCGCTCTCTGCCTGCCTGCGTATCACTGGCTCAGTGGCAGTGGAGGCTTCCTGTCTCtacatctctccctctctccctctctctctcccttcctgtctctccctccctatGCACTGCACTGCGCTGCCTCCTATCCTCGCTCTTTCTTCCTCCCACTCCCTCTCACTGCTCTAACTACCTTTCTCTATTTCACTTTTCTCTccccatctctgtctctgttactcTCTACTCTCATCTAAGAACCTCTTATCGTCCTCTCTTTACAactccctctctttttctcctctttatgCCAGTCTTTTTCTTCCCCCTAGCCCCACCTCCCATTTGCCAGGGAGAGCAGCTGAACTTCAATCAAGACGCCAGTGTTATTAATCCCCCATTAGCCAATGTATACCCACGTGATTCCCCCTGCTTCCATTCTCATCTGATTACTCCTTCCCTGGCTCAGCCCTTCAAATTAAATGCTGCTTAAGATACCAGAGGGGGTTTAAAGAAGTAGGAGAGGACGGCAgcaggaagagatggaggaggaatAGCAGGGGGCACATAATTGTGACCTACAAGATGAGGGATCAGCACCAGTTTGACAGAAACTATAAGCTGCCTGGCTACAAACAACAGCCTGTCTGAGGCATGGCTCTCCCCAGTTTATTGTAACTGTCAGCAAAAAGTGTCAAGTTGCATCccagttgttttcttgttttattttcagtcgCACATCCAACTTTCATTTGTTCCAATTATGCAGAGACAGCTGCTATTTTCGGGATTCTCATTCAAATTCCAATTCTTGGCTGTCTGAATTAGATTTCTTGTGTCTGACAAGCCCAAAAATGCCTCCTAGGTGCTTTTTCTCACTCAACTGCAGATGCATAGATGGGTCCCTCCTTCTCTGCCAAcatctgaaatgaaaagatgGCAGCCGAGCCACACGAAAGCCCTGACAGTCTGCTGTCACTCAGCAGTGAGACACTCAAAGCATCTGTCATTCTGTTAGTATATTCCTCTGGTAGTGCCCTGGTAAGATATGACTTTATTCACTTCATTCATCACTGACATTGTCTACTATACAGTTACGTGgggggagagacagacacaggctTGGTGTAATCTGCAGGCTAAGAAGATTCCTGCCTACATGCCGAGAGATTGCTGTCAGCCTGTAATGACCACTAGTTtggatgaaaaaaacaataaagagtAGAAGTAATACAGCAGCCACTGTTAATCCTTAAGAGCTTCTTTTTCCTCACGGCATCCTGGTGCAGACGGCCAAAGTCTGTCGATGCTCTGTCAGAGTTGATCTAAAAACATGTCTATGTATGTCtgcacgtgtgtgcatgttaatgcttaaattgttttaaatcaTGAGAGTTTATCTTCAATTAACGGTAATTATTTAAGTTCAAGTGTATTTGAAAAGCACAGATTCATGCAAATGTAATTCAAAGTGCTGTACTTCCATCCACATTAACCTAACTGCTTTTCCGCTTAAGGATCACAGAGGGCTAGAGacaatcccagctgtcagtgGGTAGAAGAGCTGTACAGAGTGAtcaaaaagaaataatacagacacacacattcagtatatatgtatatgcataCATTAAAGGGATCAAATATTACTTGATGAGGATAATAAAAACTCATCTTAAGCTAAATAAACCCATTAAACATCAATTCAACTACTTAAAAAAGTGCTCAGTCAGCATAGCATGGCTAAAAGGAtgattgtgtctttttttttttcttggtgtgTGACTTATTTGCAAAACCAGTCAAACTAATGCAGCttaaaatgtacacacattttaataacataaaaatgtttaatataatcGACTAcatatgcaaaaaaataaaaaacttccCTGAATATGTTTctgttggagtgtgtgtgtgtgtgtgtctcagagaCCTTGAATTCATGTCTTTTAAAGGTCTCAGTTTTCCTCCAATCAGCCTCCCACTTTGTGAGGTCCATAAATAACGTGGCAGTGAAACACACAATCAGCGCTCATTTCAAAGTCAGTGTGGAATAATAAGTAGCTGTCACCGTCGATGTCCATTTGAGGCTGGTCAGCCTCTCGAGCCTGGCTGCTCTTTGCTCCATGCATTAATGTGTGAGTGAAGAACAATAACAGACAGTAAGACGTCTGAAGAAGGGAACATTTCTgcagtttgcagtttttatttttacatgtcatCTTCTTATGCAGACTTTTCCAGCAGGAGGCCTTTTTGTCACCATCATGTAGTTTCTTGTGTCGGTGGAACAGTTGGGAGCAGgaaggaagacagacagagcatATGGCCTCCTTGTAACCTTGTCCACTGCCTCCTGTGACGCTCCCTCTTGTTTTGAGTCATGTAACAGGCCTGACTGTCCACCAAGGAGCGGCAGCGCGGATGCGCTGGGTACACTTCAGCtgcacgtgcgtgtgtgtgtttgctgaacCTTACTGCcagatacagatacagtttCCTGGTTGAATTTCTTcaagcagagacacagacagaaacagagagcgAGTGTGCCACTGAACACCTTACATAACTCGGTGTAAAAGATAAATGTAAGCGCAATGCTTTGAAAAGCAAAAGGCGCCATGTCTGTCAAAATTTTCCTCTGCAAAATGGTTTTCAGTCACAGTGCGATTGCCTCTGGGGACTTGGGGAACTTTCTAAAGCCACCTGGACAGCAGAGATGTGTAGTTTGGGAGGATTATACGTGTTCACAGGACTGTGTTCTTTATTTGACACTGTATTTACACTGTGAAAATGAGAAGTTTCCTGAGAACACAGTGTTCTCTTTTGTGGTATTAAAAATGGAAGTGAGCAGATGCTGTCTTCCCTGAAGTGTCCAGTGTCGCGCTGGTGATAATCCTCAGGGCTTCGGCACtaagttctgtgtgtgtgcgcgtgcgtgtgtgtgtgtgtacagcactGCCTTTCCCGTTCTCtcatgtatatttttatgttgtttgctTTTGGATTCCCCTCCGCTGTGCTTTTCATCCTTGAACAACACGTCAGTCAGGTGCTCTCTGAGGACTAGAGTGAGTGAGGAACAGAGAGACGTAGGGACACCAAGACACCaagaaagagcaaaagagagacagaaaaggggaggaagacggggggggggggggaggtttGAAAGACTTCTAACTTCCAAGCTGACTGTCATAGCTGTGCTTGCCGGGGGGGAGAGCACCTTTAAGCATACTGGATGAGTAACGATGTGGAGGGACTACAAAAGCAAAGTAATACATAATAAGCAGCgttcactctgctctgctctgccagCTAACCTACATGAGATCGGCGTAGAGGAAAAAATTTGGAAGTGCTCAAAAGGTCGACGTAGGGCTCGTGTAAAAGGGGCTTCTCTTTTAACACTCTGCACAGACTGTAAGAAGATTTAGACAGTATGGACGACGAAGTCAGACAGAGATGTCGGCCTCAACACGTGGATTTCCATAGCAAtgaggaacaaaaacagacactaTGGTGACTGAATCAAAACGTGACAAAATACTTCAGTACTGTATTTAACCACAGTTATAATCGGacaataacttttttttttagcttgagGTATCCACTTCTGCTTCTCGGTTTGACTTagtttgtaaaacacacactgctgtcatCAACTACGGTCAGAAATGGCTGCATCATTTTGAGCTTCTTCTCAAGTACAACCCGTCTTTTGACTGTAATTTCAGTCCTTTCTCATTCATTAGGACTGAAAGGCATTTTCACTGGCACTGAcgataaaagaaaatgtaggaATATGACTGTGCGATGTTGTACGAGTGCACAGAATCGCCTGCTGTTTGAACACAATGccctgtggtttgttttgttgcacCACCCAGAACTCAAACATGAGGGTGTTTGTGCCCATATTGACAGACAGCCAGACTTTGAGGTGTTATGCCAAAGCTAACTGTCTGTATCCTTGTAGGGATGGACCATGAaaattttgttctgtttgtcctTTCCAGCAGGGCTGTATGTGCACCAAGCCAAGCAAGAGAatcattcatttgttatttttgatCCCAGAGAAAAGCGTGATGCTACAACTGCCCTGCTCAACTTTGTTTAGGTCAGGATATGAGTGTGAACCACAAATCACAACTCTGTAATCTGCACTTGAACACTTGAGTGGAAAGAGTAATGGGTCCTCTGCATGCTTCATCTTTTTTGCTTCCTCATTCTTTAGGATGGAGGACAGCTCCTTTGTAGTCACTTCATTATGTAGAAATGATAATTATGCCCCAGTGAAAGCTAGCCTCaccaaaaatgtattaaagcCCTCATTCACATCTACTGATAATCACATCATGAACGTCTTTTTGaaaatttcattttcagaaagCGTTTGAGCAAGAAAGATGCTAGAAAGAGGAAAAGTAACCAAGATATGACTTTTAGTTTCCCCCCGAAATACCTTTGCCACTTTTATAAGTACATTAAGATAGAGGACAGGCAGAAATGAGTCATTAAAGGTGATGTCaggatgtttttactttatttgacaTCATACCTGGGTCAAATAAGAAGTGGAGGAactacacagagagaaaataaaatgtgactgaGCAGCACTCATATCTCAGTTTAGTCATTACATAAACCTCTGAACTAGAGAATGcattaagaaaagaaagaagcatgTTGAGATAATGACCATTAGAGGATAATTGGACACTTGGTGCTGCAGTAGCCTTTCAAGTGAGCTGCAGGGAGGCTCTACAGACATGCTACAGACTAAAATTATCATTCCAAAGTCTGGGAAGCAGCAAAGTCAATGACAGATTAAACTCAAACCCAGTTCACATCAAATGTTACTCATCCTACTCTTCAAACTGCAGCCGAGTTGAGTGGAGCAGTTTCCAAAAACAGAAGATAACGTCTTTCCATCTTACTGATTTCCTATTCTACCTCTGACCTTTATGTGAGTCTGTAAGATGTGGAAAAAATGGCCCAGACTTAAATAGTTTGTTAgtcatttatgttatttatgtgcTTTTATGGTTTCCTAACAATGCAGAGAGCATGGGGCTAACTAAGCCCTGGTCAGACATTCTCAGATTATCCTCCTGATCTGGCTGGAAAATTCAATCATCCACCATACAGCAATAATTAGGAAGACACTGTATTTAATCGAgagatcagaaaaaaaaaaaaaaaaaaaaaaaaaggaaaaaagacaagaaatttattcttttaaaaaagtaaactgtattatatttgtggTGTCGGGTTACAATACACATAAACATTCATATGTAcacaagtgaaaataaaaacatttctcaatagtaaaaatacaacatgaaaAATATGCATCATTTTAGAGCTCGAGTATTAGAAGCAGCATCGCCGCAGAGCTTCCTAATCTTTCTATCGTCATGGATTTTAAACCGAGTGAGATTTAAACTAACCCTGAGATGTGTAGGGATTGGAGAAAATGGCATCTAAAGACAATTAAAGTCAACTGTTTTGGGGACTTAGGAAGAGGATTTACTTTAAAATCTCCTGAAATGATGCAGTCGGATTTAAATGGGGCTAAATAACAAGAATACACTCAGGAAAGTCATTTAAGAATTAATAAGGTGAAAAGAAGGTggaaataaagactgaaaccaCAACAGCCACCACCTTTGTCTCCATTAATTATCATTAGCAGGGTTATACTTATCAAGTGCATGCTGTTTTCTGAAGTGTTCCTCTTGAAAAAGACTACAGTAACATCAGTCTTCCTCTCTTTGGCAGAGCTGCTGAGGATGAAGTTAAAGTTTCAGCAATCCTATCTGGAAAAGCACAGCGCTTATTACACGGCTCAATTTCCAATTCTCTCACAGgtacgcacacaaacacaaacacgctcacacacagaATACAAAATGAAGCCGCAGCACAAAACAATCTCCCAGACAAGCTCAgtgatacaaaaacacacagacaaaaaaggaAAGGCAGCTATTATGTGAGGTTGGAGAGGGATGGTAGTAACTATTCATATGCTCCTTTAtaaggaagaaacacaacatcTTTCACTCCATTAAAGGACATGCATCATGCAAACAGATATCTCAATCACATTACATGAGGCTAGTGTGTGGTGAAATCGAGTGGCTGCTCAACAGAGGCAGGCTGCAGGCCATTATACCACCCCAGAGCGGGGAGCTATAATTGCAATGGGAGAGTACAATCAGGtactgtgtttgtctctgctctAATCTCTATGCCCTGCCTGGCTCTTTTCATAGGAACCAAGCTGCAGTTTTGTCCAGTCTTTTATCTGACTGCTCACTTTAGTTCAGATCTGTCAGAATTCAAACtatagtttcagtgtttttaggTTAAACCTAAGGCAACGCTGATAAATCTGAAACAGAGACGACCCTATAATGGCGAGTACTTTTCCCGCTCTAGCGCTTCATTCCCCTGTGAAAAAATCTTTGCACCTGGTGCCACATTGTGCTGCTTCCCAGCTGTGATTATGACATTTACAGACAAGCTGAGGTTTTTGTGGAGCAAATGAGCATACGACCAGTGAGCCATCTGAGTCAGCACAGAGACTATCAACAATACACAGTACAATCAAATGCCTTCATGTTTATGGTCCCCCCATGACCCAAATACTTCATCTTTGTTGTGGTGGCTATAAACCAGACTATTAAAAGCAAAACTGGGTTTATAGATGCCTTCTACACAAAAGCCAGGCCTCTCTGTAAAGTTCAGTGCATGATGGTGAGAGCTGTAAAATGCAGGCTAAGCAGGATTACTCAACTGCCGTGCTTCACATGGCTACACTGTTTTAGGAAGGTTCAGTACAGCGCTTGTTCAGGATTGAGTGCAACActactacaaaaacaaaacaaaacacaactaaacAAAGCAAGTCACTTCTTAATGTCTTTGGGTATTTGGAAAAGATGGAAATTCACTTTCTTTCCCCTCCTAGTGCTCCCACAAATCTTTTTGTCCATTATAAAAAGGCAAATAGAGATATAGCTGAAGGCCTGCACCTTTGATTAAGTAAGAGAGCAAGCACAGTGCccttgaatgaatgaatgtgacaaaaatataatttttcaaGGCACAGCTGTCAAGACGCCTACCCATATATATAGTGATAAGAGCATAAAGTTGtacattcatttaaatacatctgctgttttactgtaaaaaacaaaaaaactaaatcagacTGGAGAAGAAACAGACTTTGGACTAACTAGCTGAGAAAATTTCAGTGTTACAGTAATATCTGaaaggcacacacaaacacagaccaaCAAATGACgaataaaatgttcattattgtgaaaaaaagaagaagaagaaatcctgCAAGATGTTACATGGAGTGATCAGAGGTAAAGGTGCCCGATGATGAGGCAAACAGAGGTCAGAGATTCCCGTCATCAAGCATCTTGTTGACCCCGTTACAGATCCTCTGCAGGTGAGCGCGATAAACCTCTGAAGGCCCGTAGAGAGCCGCCAGGAAGTCACAGTCGGCAAAGTGATTGAAGACATGGTTGACTCTCGAGTGGCTCTTGGCTGTCAGGTGACGTTTGATGGCCTGGTGGAGCAGTTCACGACACTCATTCAAAATGGCGCTCATGACGCGGCGGTCAAAGGTGAACTCGATCTGGTGAAAACTGACCGCCGTCATGGCCAGAGTGTGGACTTTCTTCCTGTGAGACacaaagagggaggagaggctGTCAGTTTCTAATTCTGACTGGAGCAGCAGAAGtaagtaaaaatagaaactgCTGTCTTATGATTTCCTTTAGAAAAGTTTTAGTAATAGTATTGCCCTTCACAGCGATACATCTCCATGAAAATATTATCACCACTCTCCATACTGTGCACTTGTGCCTCCTTTAAATGGCTCCAGGgggagtttttttattttagtggaaAATATATAAACTGATGTAAAAGTCAATTTGCCTTATTTGCTTCGATCAGCACACAGTGATATACATGAACTTCAGTCCACCCCACTTGCAGCTTTCAACCTTTTGACACACCATTTAAAATCACTTAAATATATGGGAGGATGTGTCTAAAACCTTTAACCTCTTTAAAGTAGACCCCTCATGGCTGTGTTTAAGTATGGAGTTGGAATTAGGAGGTGTAGCTTAGACTAATGACTAAGAGCGAAGACAAACAGCTGGTCTACCTTTGTCTGGTGTTCAGAGGCAAACCTACCACTATCTCTCAAATTCACGGGTTGGTCATCTAAAGCACAtatcatgtgttttgtttaatctgtacacAAATCGACTGCACACTAATGGCTCAGGCTATTGTCAACATTAGCATGAAATGTTCAACCATCTTAGTTTAGCATGCACGCATTAGTGA
This genomic window from Anabas testudineus chromosome 4, fAnaTes1.2, whole genome shotgun sequence contains:
- the LOC113151966 gene encoding uncharacterized protein LOC113151966; translation: MFSDSRAPAPGEQKGFKPHTPHFIPWLRNTLKPHHSSDLGLNGSYKSKTEARNNLTSLERAKGNGFFSIQGKDRTKKGELRCNGVGVARMLPVVLRGHHILPGSLGKQSEDSTASWNQPAELDPDPNVQIRPEDGQQSLINSSTCVQDNHSFVRSSHQGLLHPKSDGTSTTVRKYGPLVGPPPVPVPVPAPFTEEPNCKVPVVVCLEDGRRRMWDYTSHTTNCQRDLHSSSWLGSDTQGLTERQHGFSSSFSCIEQQSRNSQSQRDLTVLREPPVEGVNGYPNGVLFSAENPQRGLRCSTTLQGPRKPRPSSERIAVLGQNQTWVQHRLKSKVEPRRKEAGCNMKVVRNQIKCVVDNLEQVLTALRDVHQEMKEVVQHIDYLTSVVDLNDEEQHGTTRDDSTKPASNTSSSSGSSSSKVERPSDLQGQPGTTDSTGTIRRDYHSVQLYPVSSGFTSERSQTRFTCRFGSSSRKGGPSTPPQLQNLTPHNCTLSPQRNLPVRPPTPGLSPLTVNLNTPSSAGSQPHSPMSSSSMRVSPVSSPSPLSTKPHPPPVLSPSVIIETKVGYYQTPQSDHPSVGLLSPSSTPSVGGPPTDSETQTVSDADRERRASSAGSVHGAPQVCTTAATAKPLTTQVRKSHKPPPYPHHRLSEHTKKVKEPRKAPPYPEKRKLLSTTV
- the tnfaip8l1 gene encoding tumor necrosis factor alpha-induced protein 8-like protein 1 codes for the protein MDSFSTKSLALQAQKKLMSKMATKSVANLFIDDTSSEVLDELYRVTKEYTRNRKESQKIIKNLIKMVVKLGVLYRNNQFNSEELILVENFRKKVHTLAMTAVSFHQIEFTFDRRVMSAILNECRELLHQAIKRHLTAKSHSRVNHVFNHFADCDFLAALYGPSEVYRAHLQRICNGVNKMLDDGNL